Proteins from a single region of Rhea pennata isolate bPtePen1 chromosome 6, bPtePen1.pri, whole genome shotgun sequence:
- the SLC38A11 gene encoding putative sodium-coupled neutral amino acid transporter 11, with protein MKQAGFPLGVLLLFGVAYITDYSIILLIKGGNLSSTSTYQELVKKTYGLIGYLILSTLQFLYPFIAMISYNIITGDTLTKVFQRIPGVGPDNVLTDRHFIILFTTIIFTLPISLYRDIAKLGKVSLISLILTIVILVIVMVRTVTFSPQIPKSENTWIFAKSNAVQAIGVMSFAFICHHNSFLIYGSLEEPTLNNWSRITHVSVSLAVIISVVFAACGYMTFAEYTEGDIFENYCRDDNLVTFGRFCYGVTVILTFPLECFVTREVIANVFFHGNLSTIFHIIVTVIIVAVATAISLVYDCLGIVLELNGVLSATPLVFIIPTACYLRLSKERWNHSDNIISCLILAVGVLVMTVGFVLTILHPQECSHGKEMFYCFPSNVSFHNSTLPL; from the exons ATGAAGCAAGCTGGCTTTCCATTAGGAGTACTGCTTTTATTTGGAGTTGCATATATCACAG attATTCTATTATACTGCTGATCAAAGGAGGGAACCTCTCCAGTACGAGCACCTATCAAGAGCTGGTCAAAAAAACATATGGTCTTATAGGTTATTTGATTCTTTCAACTCTTCAGTTTTTATATCCATTTATTG ctATGATTAGTTACAACATAATAACAGGAGACACTTTAACTAAGGTTTTTCAGAGAATTCCTGGAG ttgGACCAGACAATGTACTTACTGACCGTCACTTCATAATTCTTTTTACCACCATCATCTTTACTTTACCTATATCTCTGTATCGTGACATAGCAAAATTGGGAAAG gTGTCTcttatttctctgattttaacAATTGTCATCCTGGTTATTGTGATGGTGAGAACAGTAACGTTCAGTCCACAAAT aCCCAAATCAGAAAATACTTGGATATTTGCAAAATCAAATGCAGTGCAAGCCATTGGGGTGATGTCGTTTG CATTCATTTGCCACCATAACAGCTTTTTAATCTATGGCTCTCTGGAAGAACCTACTTTAAACAACTGGTCTCGAATCACACATGTTTCAGTCTCACTCGCTGTTATTATCAGTGTAGTGTTTGCTGCATGTGGATACATGACTTTTGCAGAATACACAGAAG GagatatatttgaaaactaCTGTAGAGATGACAACCTTGTTACGTTTGGAAGGTTTTGTTATGGAGTTACTGTGATTCTGACCTTCCCCCTTGAATGTTTTGTGACCAGAGAG GTGATTGCTAATGTGTTTTTCCATGGGAACCTGTCAACAATTTTCCATATTATCGTGACAGTAATTATTGTTGCTGTAGCGACTGCTATCTCATTAGTATATGACTGCCTTGGAATAGTTCTAGAGCTGAAT GGAGTTCTCAGTGCCACCCCACTTGTTTTTATCATCCCAACAGCATGTTATCTAAGGCTGTCCAAAGAGCGATGGAACCATTCAGATAACATCATATCCTGCCTGATTCTTGCTGTCGGTGTGCTAGTGATGACAGTTGGGTTTGTTTTGACTATCTTGCATCCCCAGGAATGTAGccatggaaaagaaatgttctaCTGTTTCCCTAgtaatgtttcttttcacaATAGTACACTTCCACTCTAG